The following coding sequences lie in one Phacochoerus africanus isolate WHEZ1 chromosome 12, ROS_Pafr_v1, whole genome shotgun sequence genomic window:
- the LOC125112899 gene encoding LOW QUALITY PROTEIN: olfactory receptor 5D18-like (The sequence of the model RefSeq protein was modified relative to this genomic sequence to represent the inferred CDS: substituted 1 base at 1 genomic stop codon), translating to MIASERNKCGATFTLLGFSDYPELQVPLFLIFLAIYGVIAIGNLGMIVIIKIKPKLHTPMYFFLNHLFFVGFCYFSIVAPKTMINLLVEDRTISLVGCIIXLFFFCTFVVTEYFLLAVMAYDHFVAICNPLLYTVTMSQKLCVLLVLGSYAWGVACSLLLTCTVTKLSFWVFNTINHFFCEFSLFFLSCPDSFLNQLLHFIFATFNAISTPFIILMSYIFIIGTILKMHSATGHHRAFSTCTSHLTTITIFHGTILFLYCVPNTKISRYIFKVASVFYTVVIPMLNPLIYSLRNKDVKDTVSKITDTKLFSH from the coding sequence ATGATAGCatcagagagaaataaatgtggGGCCACATTCACTCTCCTGGGCTTCTCAGATTACCCAGAACTTCAAGTTCCCCTCTTCTTGATATTTCTGGCCATTTATGGTGTCATAGCTATAGGAAACCTTGGGATGATTGTAATAATCAAAATTAAACCCAAACTGCAtacccccatgtactttttcctcaacCACCTCTTCTTTGTGGGTTTCTGCTATTTCTCCATAGTTGCTCCCAAGACGATGATAAACCTACTAGTAGAAGACAGAACCATTTCATTGGTAGGCTGTataatatgattatttttcttttgtacctTTGTGGTGACTGAATACTTTTTATTagctgtgatggcctatgaccactTTGTGGCCATTTGCAACCCTCTGCTCTACACTGTCACCATGTCCCAGAAACTCTGTGTCCTGCTTGTCTTGGGATCATATGCCTGGGGTGTAGCCTGCTCCTTGCTACTCACATGCACTGTTACCAAATTATCATTCTGGGTTTTCAACACAATCAATCACTTCTTCTGTGAATTCTCATTGTTCTTCCTCTCTTGCCCTGACTCCTTTCTCAATCAGTTGCTGCATTTCATTTTTGCCACTTTTAATGCCATCAGCACACCCTTCATTATTCTCATGTCTTACATCTTTATCATTGGCACCATCCTCAAGATGCATTCAGCTACTGGTCACCACAGAGCCTTCTCCACCTGTACCTCCCACCTgaccaccatcaccatcttccATGGCACTATCCTCTTCCTCTACTGTGTACCCAACACCAAAATTTCCAGGTACATATTCAAAGTGGCATCTGTGTTTTACACAGTGGTAATTCCCATGTTGAATCCCCTGATCTACAGTCTGAGAAATAAGGATGTCAAGGACACAGTCAGCAAAATAACAGAcactaaattattttctcattaa